One genomic region from Quercus robur chromosome 4, dhQueRobu3.1, whole genome shotgun sequence encodes:
- the LOC126721045 gene encoding RCC1 domain-containing protein RUG3, mitochondrial isoform X2 has product MSLVLRHCHSRSRTFILTRHLSSKPSSTKVPLLYKPEQDDQTDTVTLQLLSWGKGASGQLGGGIEEIRLYPTPVANLIVSQSSFALSPTPGRRVSSTNPLGEVGLSCGLFHSSLLVNGKLWIWGKGDGGRLGFGHENPLFVPTLNPHLDSVRSVALGGVHSVALTSLGEVFTWGYGGFGALGHSVYHRELFPRLVEGSWSGKIHHIATSGTHTAAITESANSNYELGRGDKVGGWKPKPIPSLEDVCVIQVASGGYHSLALTDDGKVLSWGYGRHGQLGHSSILNQKIPVVIEALSDEHVVYIACGGSSSAAVTDKGKLYMWGNAKDSQLGVPGLPEVQPSPVEVKFLTEDDGLGPPNVLSVAVGASHAMCLVMRSAS; this is encoded by the exons ATGTCCCTCGTACTTCGTCACTGTCACAGCAGAAGTAGAACCTTCATCCTCACTCGCCACCTCTCCTCTAAACCCTCTTCCACCAAAGTCCCTCTGTTATACAAACCAGAACAAGACGACCAAACCGACACCGTAACCCTTCAGCTCCTCTCGTGGGGCAAAGGCGCCTCCGGCCAACTCGGCGGCGGCATCGAAGAAATACGCCTGTACCCAACTCCAGTCGCCAATCTCATCGTCTCTCAATCCTCATTCGCTCTCTCTCCAACACCGGGCCGCCGTGTCTCCTCCACAAATCCATTAGGGGAAGTGGGTCTTTCTTGTGGGCTGTTCCACTCGTCATTGCTCGTTAATGGCAAGCTCTGGATTTGGGGAAAAGGGGACGGTGGCCGCCTCGGGTTTGGCCACGAGAATCCGCTTTTTGTGCCCACTTTGAACCCCCATTTGGATTCTGTTCGGTCTGTTGCTCTTGGTGGGGTTCATTCTGTTGCTCTCACCTCCCTTGGAGAGGTCTTCACTTG GGGTTATGGCGGCTTTGGTGCACTTGGACATTCTGTTTATCATAGGGAACTGTTTCCTAGATTGGTGGAAGGCTCTTGGAGTGGGAAAATACATCATATTGCAACCAGTGGGACACATACTGCTGCTATCACGGAATCAG CAAACTCCAACTATGAGCTTGGAAGAGGTGATAAGGTTGGTGGTTGGAAACCCAAACCAATTCCTAGCCTTGAAGATGTTTGTGTCATTCAGGTAGCCAGTGGTGGATATCACTCCCTTGCATTAACTG ATGATGGTAAAGTACTTTCTTGGGGCTATGGTAGACATGGTCAGTTGGGTCATTCTTCTATCCTAAATCAAAAAATACCTGTAGTGATAGAGGCTTTATCTGATGAGCATGTTGTCTATATTGCTTGTGGAGGTTCATCTTCAGCAGCTGTAACTG ATAAAGGGAAGTTGTACATGTGGGGGAATGCCAAAGATTCTCAGTTAGGAGTTCCTGGGCTTCCAGAGGTACAACCATCTCCTGTCGAAGTTAAGTTTTTAACAGAGGATGATGGCTTGGGACCCCCCAATGTGCTATCTGTTGCTGTAGGTGCAtcacatgccatgtgtttggtTATGAGGTCAGCTTCGTAA
- the LOC126721045 gene encoding RCC1 domain-containing protein RUG3, mitochondrial isoform X1, producing the protein MSLVLRHCHSRSRTFILTRHLSSKPSSTKVPLLYKPEQDDQTDTVTLQLLSWGKGASGQLGGGIEEIRLYPTPVANLIVSQSSFALSPTPGRRVSSTNPLGEVGLSCGLFHSSLLVNGKLWIWGKGDGGRLGFGHENPLFVPTLNPHLDSVRSVALGGVHSVALTSLGEVFTWGYGGFGALGHSVYHRELFPRLVEGSWSGKIHHIATSGTHTAAITESGELYTWGRDEGDGRLGLGPNRGPNEGGGLSIPSKVKELPIPVTAVFCGGFFTMALTEQGQLWNWGANSNYELGRGDKVGGWKPKPIPSLEDVCVIQVASGGYHSLALTDDGKVLSWGYGRHGQLGHSSILNQKIPVVIEALSDEHVVYIACGGSSSAAVTDKGKLYMWGNAKDSQLGVPGLPEVQPSPVEVKFLTEDDGLGPPNVLSVAVGASHAMCLVMRSAS; encoded by the exons ATGTCCCTCGTACTTCGTCACTGTCACAGCAGAAGTAGAACCTTCATCCTCACTCGCCACCTCTCCTCTAAACCCTCTTCCACCAAAGTCCCTCTGTTATACAAACCAGAACAAGACGACCAAACCGACACCGTAACCCTTCAGCTCCTCTCGTGGGGCAAAGGCGCCTCCGGCCAACTCGGCGGCGGCATCGAAGAAATACGCCTGTACCCAACTCCAGTCGCCAATCTCATCGTCTCTCAATCCTCATTCGCTCTCTCTCCAACACCGGGCCGCCGTGTCTCCTCCACAAATCCATTAGGGGAAGTGGGTCTTTCTTGTGGGCTGTTCCACTCGTCATTGCTCGTTAATGGCAAGCTCTGGATTTGGGGAAAAGGGGACGGTGGCCGCCTCGGGTTTGGCCACGAGAATCCGCTTTTTGTGCCCACTTTGAACCCCCATTTGGATTCTGTTCGGTCTGTTGCTCTTGGTGGGGTTCATTCTGTTGCTCTCACCTCCCTTGGAGAGGTCTTCACTTG GGGTTATGGCGGCTTTGGTGCACTTGGACATTCTGTTTATCATAGGGAACTGTTTCCTAGATTGGTGGAAGGCTCTTGGAGTGGGAAAATACATCATATTGCAACCAGTGGGACACATACTGCTGCTATCACGGAATCAG GGGAACTCTATACTTGGGGTAGAGATGAAGGGGATGGTAGATTGGGCCTTGGTCCTAACCGGGGCCCAAATGAAGGAGGTGGACTCAGTATTCCTTCCAAAGTAAAAGAGTTACCTATACCTGTGACTGCCGTTTTCTGTGGGGGTTTTTTCACAATGGCGCTGACCGAGCAGGGGCAACTCTGGAATTGGGGAG CAAACTCCAACTATGAGCTTGGAAGAGGTGATAAGGTTGGTGGTTGGAAACCCAAACCAATTCCTAGCCTTGAAGATGTTTGTGTCATTCAGGTAGCCAGTGGTGGATATCACTCCCTTGCATTAACTG ATGATGGTAAAGTACTTTCTTGGGGCTATGGTAGACATGGTCAGTTGGGTCATTCTTCTATCCTAAATCAAAAAATACCTGTAGTGATAGAGGCTTTATCTGATGAGCATGTTGTCTATATTGCTTGTGGAGGTTCATCTTCAGCAGCTGTAACTG ATAAAGGGAAGTTGTACATGTGGGGGAATGCCAAAGATTCTCAGTTAGGAGTTCCTGGGCTTCCAGAGGTACAACCATCTCCTGTCGAAGTTAAGTTTTTAACAGAGGATGATGGCTTGGGACCCCCCAATGTGCTATCTGTTGCTGTAGGTGCAtcacatgccatgtgtttggtTATGAGGTCAGCTTCGTAA